In Mytilus edulis chromosome 6, xbMytEdul2.2, whole genome shotgun sequence, the following proteins share a genomic window:
- the LOC139527360 gene encoding uncharacterized protein, with translation MEKFLSVLPQKCCLLQTGSSSSSGNTSVPCMRTRSHQTTVKHVNSSTASPTYFHCRNGITSNVFDDIEADAISYRDQETPHNKTRLPPWCCQHKDGTTSNSRSALSGTAKTYRNPDTSEVTTNDVPSPPLCCQNRDGTTSTLSALTVEATRYRYDDCYTVKSLYFQSNTATTCSSADTHTLNARMENLETALNLLQNNCKRMEQAMNQQVEKVIEIIANDIDKEDVIRMFLDYNVKDFTKLRNKRLKDAVQFMTNCSKTMRNALMQQTSAIKKLSDAYQRTKTPKMGKYELDSHVSQWLENDGRRAIITETPLTVTTNLNVLEDDKDDMSIAAPTPCLNGTRQVIHCNTVSQRIDKPDYLTMDDRNNNNYIHSNNQRTQASSNRSHLRCPLLCDLKGIYV, from the exons ATGGAAAAATTTTTGAGTGTTTTACcacaaaaatgttgtttgttaCAAACTGGATCCTCATCTTCTTCTGGTAATACGTCAGTTCCGTGCATGCGGACACGATCACATCAAACAACCGTCAAACACGTCAACAGCTCGACTGCCTCACCAACGTATTTTCATTGCAGAAATGGAATAACATCAAACGTCTTCGATGATATTGAAGCTGACGCAATATCATACAGAGACCAGGAGACACCGCACAATAAAACTCGACTTCCACCATGGTGCTGTCAACACAAAGACGGAACGACATCAAACTCCCGAAGTGCGCTATCGGGTACTGCCAAAACATATAGAAACCCGGACACATCAGAAGTCACCACAAACGATGTACCCTCGCCACCGTTGTGTTGTCAAAACCGAGACGGAACAACAAGCACCTTGAGTGCTCTAACAGTTGAAGCCACAAGATACAGGTATGATGATTGCTATACCGTCAAATCTCTCTACTTTCAGTCGAACACTGCCACTACATGTAGCTCTGCAGACACGCATACCTTGAACGCAAGGATGGAAAACTTGGAAACAGCGCTTAATTTACTGCAAAATAACTGTAAACGTATGGAACAGGCAATGAACCAACAAGTTGAAAAGGTCATCGAAATTATAGCAAATGATATCGATAAAGAAGACGTCATAAGGATGTTTCTGGATTATAATGTGAAAGACTTTACCAAGTTAAGAAACAAGAGACTGAAAGATGCTGTACAATTCATGACGAACTGTTCGAAAACAATGAGGAATGCATTGATGCAACAAACATCTGCGATTAAGAAACTGAGTGATGCTTATCAACGGACAAAG ACGCCTAAAATGGGAAAATACGAATTGGACAGCCATGTAAGTCAATGGTTAGAGAACGATGGAAGACGAGCAATAATTACAGAAACACCACTAACAGTTACAACGAATTTAAACGTTTTAGAAGATGATAAAGATGATATGAGTATTGCCGCCCCGACACCATGTTTGAACGGAACCAGACAGGTCATCCATTGCAATACCGTAAGTCAGAGAATAGACAAACCAGATTACTTAACTATGGATGACAGAAATAACAATAATTACATTCATTCAAATAACCAGAGAACACAAGCTAGTTCAAATAGGAGTCATTTAAGATGTCCATTGCTTTGCGATCTAAAAGGAATATATGTGTGA